The genomic region CGTCAACGAATTCGGCGATGTCGGCGTGGACGGGACGATCCTCCGGTCATGCGGCATTGAGAACTGCCCGCAAGAAAACATCATCGAGCTGACAAACGGCTGCCTGTGTTGCACCGTCGCTGACGATTTCATTCCGACGCTTGAAGCGCTTTTGGCGCGCGAGCCCGCGCCGGAGCACATCATTATCGAGACGTCGGGCCTCGCGCTGCCGAAGCCGCTGGTTAAAGCTTTCGAGTGGCCGGATATCCGCAATCGTGTGACGGTTGATGGCGTGGTGACGGTCGTTGATGCCCCGGCCGTGCGCGCCGGTCGCTTCGCCGACGATCCGGTGAAGGTCGCGGCGCAGCGCGAAGCAGATCCGTCCGTCGATCATGAAAATCCGCTGGAAGAGGTTTACGAGGATCAGCTGCTCTGCGCCGACCTCGTCGTGCTCAACAAGTGCGATCATCTTTCGCCGGAAGACGCGGCTTTGATCGCGCAAGACATTCGCAGCATGGTGCCGCGGGCAATCAAGATCGTGGCAACGCAAAATGGG from Hyphomicrobium sp. MC1 harbors:
- the cobW gene encoding cobalamin biosynthesis protein CobW, translated to MSTRKVPVTIVTGFLGAGKTTLVRHAVENAQGRRLALIVNEFGDVGVDGTILRSCGIENCPQENIIELTNGCLCCTVADDFIPTLEALLAREPAPEHIIIETSGLALPKPLVKAFEWPDIRNRVTVDGVVTVVDAPAVRAGRFADDPVKVAAQREADPSVDHENPLEEVYEDQLLCADLVVLNKCDHLSPEDAALIAQDIRSMVPRAIKIVATQNGVVPTDVLLGISAAAEDDLAARPSHHDAEPEHDHDDFETFIVEVPELSSPDDLAQRAKAIANDHDVLRVKGFAAIGGKPMRLLLQGVGERIDTRYERAWQSGEARVGRLVVIGQKGLDRDGITRTLTGAA